AGATATCTCTGATGAGCTCCCCCTCGGAAGGCCCTGTTGTCACCTCCTCACATGGCCCTGCTGGCGATGTTGTTCCTCTTCCAAAGCCTGATACAGATGGAGCAGTGCTCTCCGATCCAACCCCAAGCTGCCCCTTGCCGCAGGAGAGATTAACAAAGGAAGTGACAGCAGAAAACCATCAGCCCGTCCAGAGCCTACCAGACTTAgcaaggaaggagacagagggtgATAAGCCTTCAGGTATCTCATCAAGGTACTCTCTTCCACCAGTATCTGCCACCAGTAAATCCTGTAAGAGAAAAATACCCATGCCGCTTTTGGTGCCTCTGCCATCACCGTTGCCACTTCAATGGGGTAGAGGTGAGTTGCCCCCACCTCCTAAGCTTCCGTGCATAGCTGTTGACAAAGATCTGGACACAGTGAAGAATACCGAGGATCAGAGTAAGAAGATCTTGGAGGACACAACAGACATCCTGGCACACTGctctgccactccacctgctccTTGCTCCTCCCTACTTGCCTCAGGGACTGCTGACTCCCTGCCCCTGGCCACTGAGACTTTGCAGGTCCCTGTTCCTGCCGCCGCCTTGGCTGACCTATCTGCCAGGCCCCCGATCCCATCTGGCCCTCCATCTTCGCCAACAGAAAACAACGATCAGGATGCAGGATCTGTAGCTCCTATCTCTGCTCCTCTTGTTCCTactaattgtctttctcctcttaCTTCCAGTCCCGTTCGGGACATTCCTCTTAAGAGTGGAGACTGTCTTCATCCAGTCAGTGCTGTAACACCTCTATCTGACAGCACAGCCCCCACGGCTAACACTTCAACCTTCTCATTACAGCCACCGTCCTGCAAAGGAGAATCCCCAACCCCTATGTGTGTGGattctccccctcttctcctacCCACCCCTCTTCCAGTCCCTTCCCCAAATAGCCCTGTTTTTGTTGTGCAGGCATTTCCTTCTGCCATCACACCCAACACTTCTTCAGATATGACCTCTCAGCATACTTCAAATTCTGATGTTGTGGAAATGGACACTACTCCTCCTCCTCATGCTGGCACTTCCAGATCTCCCCCAAACCCCGGGGTGAGCTCTCCTTCATTTTCCAAGGGNGCCTTCATTTTCCAAGGGCCATCGCAGTCTGAAGCGCAAGCGCTCTGGAACGGTTCCAGTTTCCACCGGCCCATCAACATCGATGGCCCCCTTCTCCACCCGAGTTTTTAATCAGCCTTTCATCCCCAGCATCGCCCCTCAGCCCACACATGGGACCATTGCTGGGCAACAACAGCCAGCCTTTCTTCCAACTACTACTATTTCCACTGGTTTACCTCTCGTGAATTCTGGAGTTACCACCACTCCAGCAGGCAGCACCTCTGCAAACCACAACCGTCACTCTGACCCTGAAGCCATGGATACGACATGTGCCTGTCAGGCCGTTATCTTTCATTCTCCCCCTGACtctggggcaagtcacttcccaTTCTCTAAGGCACTTCCTGTTTCTGACAACACACCAGCCAGCACTGCCTTGGCACCTAACTCTACCCATTCATCTGCAAAGTCAGCCATCGGACAGACCTCAATTTCTAACCACTCTGCCCCAGGAGTCACCTCTCAACCCACACTTGGGAACCAGAATGGGCAGCAGCCTGGCAATTCCTACCTGTTGGGAAAACCAGTAGCCCCAACACAAGCTATAAGCCCAAAGGCTACTGTAGCCAAGCTACCCAAAATCAGCATAATGCAATCAGGTCTTGCAGGCTCTGCATTTGGCACTGCTGTCAACAACCAGAAGGCCTTTGGAAACAAGGCAGGTATTCTCCACATTGGCGTACCTACCACGACTGGCTGTGCAGTTGCCACTGGGATGCCCAGTGCTNCACCTACCACTACTGGCTGTGCAGTTGCCACTGGTATGCCCAGTGCTGGGGACAGTAGCTCACTGCTTAAAGTCACTACTCTGGGCCAGAACGTGTTTACAGGACCTGCAGCCCCCATGGTC
This Ailuropoda melanoleuca isolate Jingjing unplaced genomic scaffold, ASM200744v2 unplaced-scaffold5309, whole genome shotgun sequence DNA region includes the following protein-coding sequences:
- the LOC117799588 gene encoding nuclear pore-associated protein 1-like, with product YSLPPVSATSKSCKRKIPMPLLVPLPSPLPLQWGRGELPPPPKLPCIAVDKDLDTVKNTEDQSKKILEDTTDILAHCSATPPAPCSSLLASGTADSLPLATETLQVPVPAAALADLSARPPIPSGPPSSPTENNDQDAGSSGDCLHPVSAVTPLSDSTAPTANTSTFSLQPPSCKGESPTPMCVDSPPLLLPTPLPNGQQPGNSYLLGKPVAPTQAISPKATVAKLPKISIMQSGLAGSAFGTAVNNQKAFGNKAGILHIGVPTTTGCAVATGMPSAXPTTTGCAVATGMPSAGDSSSLLKVTTLGQNVFTGPAAPMVSGNHGVGVSIQGPSHSQAARAYNFGAGQKGAPTTTATPAFAQITCAPSHNNMVAAVGGPSTVPVFQHTSSSTLNPGTWGQAIQNMGGVLVAKDNTGPTTGGPSVPTTHKCIQGSSKDSKPAAGRSATAMEKKHMSKDV